The genomic stretch ACGAGCTTCTTGCGGCGGTTGTTCTTTTCGATGGAGGATGTCTTGGCCATGGTGATTACGCAGCGGTTTTGCTACCGGCCTCGGAACGACGGAACGGCATACCAAACAGTTTGAGCAAATCCCTGCCCTCGTCGTCGGTCTGAGCAGTCGTAACGAACGCAATGTCGAGGCCCGGGTGGGCCTTGTGCGTCTCGACGGAAATCTCCGGGAAGATGGTCACGTCTGTGATACCGAGGTTGTAGTTTCCGCGGCCGTCGAACTTCGTCGGGATGCCGCGGAAGTCGCGGATCGTCGGAAGCGCCACGGCCACGAGTCGATACAAGAACTCGTACATCGAGGTGCCGCGCAACGTGACCTTCACGCCGATCGGCATGCCTTCACGAAGCTTGAAGTTCGCGACGCTCTTGCGAGCTTTCGTCACCACGGGCTTCTGGCCGGAGATGGCCGCGATGTCCTTGACGAGCTCCGCCATCACGTTCTTGTCCGCAGAGGCGTCGACGCCGGAGTTGATGACGATCTTCTCCAAGCGAGGCACCTGATGGATGTTCTTGTAACCATGGAGCTTTTGCAGCTCCGGGACCACCACCTCTTGGTAGTGTTTGCGTAGAAAGGGCTGACTCATGGGTTTGCCTCAGTGTTAATTGGAAATGCGGCGATCGATCTCCGGCATGTCACGATGCGCGCTTGGCGCGTTTCGCGTCGAACTTCGAAGCGAGCATGAGCTTGGAGAGATGAAGAGATCCTTCCCGCTCGACGATGCCGCCCTGAGGACTCTGCTCGCTCTTGCGCACGTGCTTCTTGAGCAGATTTACCCCTTCGACGACCGCTCGCCCCGCCGCACGGTCCACCTGAAGAATCTTGCCCCGCTTGCCGGAATGGGTGCCGCTGAGAACGACGACTTCGTCGCCACGTTTGACGTGTGCTTTCATAGTACCTCCGGAGCGAGCGAAATGATCTTCATGAACTGCTTCGACCGCAGTTCGCGGGCGACCGGACCGAAGATGCGAGTGCCCTTCGGATTACCGGTCGCATCGATGATGACGACGGCATTGCTGTCGAAGCGGAGATAGCTACCGTCGGCACGACGAATAGGAGCCTTCGTGCGGACGATGACGGCGCGCGCGACCTCTCCCTTCTTCACGGACGCGTCGGTGCTGCTCTCCTTGATGTTGACGACGATCACGTCGCCGACACCGGCAGTTCGCTTTGGTTGTCCGAGCCGACGGATCATCGAGGCCTTACGGGCTCCCGTGTTGTCGGCGACGTCCAAGATGGATCTGAGTTGAATCATGATGAATCACTCCTTGTCGGACTGGCCGGAGGTCGAGGCACCAGTCGCTTCGACGGGATCTGCGACGACGGAAAAGGCCTGCGGCGCACGTTCCAGCACTTGGCAGATACGCCAACGCTTGAGGCGACTCAGAGGACGGGTTTCCATGATCTGGACGCGATCACCCACTTGAGCGGTATTCTCCTCGTCGTGGACGTGAAGGACCGTCTTGCGATTCGTCACCTTCAGGTAGCGAGGGTGGCGTGCCTTGTAGGGTACGGTGACCTTGACCGACTTGTCGCCCATCCGGCTGGAAACGGTGCCGTTGAGCACCTTGCGTTGCTTACGCGGTGAAGATTGCATGGGACTTGGGTTCAGGAGGCCGCGGAGGCGTTGCGTTTCTTGGCGGAGAGGATCGTCTCCATGCGTGCGATGTCTTTACGGGATGCGCGCAACTCGTGCGTCTTTTCGACCTGACCAGTTTGGCGGCGGAGACGCAGCATCAGCAGTTGCTGTCTTGTTTCGCGCAGGCGCTTCTCGATTTCGGGGGGAGAGAGTTCTTGAATGTCTTTGGCCTTCATGGCGTGCGCTCGGTTAAACGGCTGCGTCGCGGCTGACGAAGCGGCATTCCAGCGGGATCTTGGTGTCCGCGAGGCGGAGTGCTTCGCGAGCCAGCGTGAGAGGAACACCCGCTACTTCGAAGAGGATCGTGCCCGGGTGAATTCTGGCGACGTAATATTCGACGGGGCCTTTTCCCTGACCCATCCGAACCTCGAGCGGTTTCTTGGTGATCGGCTTGTGCGGGAAGACGCGAATCCACATCTTGCCCTTGCGCTTGAGGTGGCGGTTGATCGCCACGCGAGCCGCTTCAATCTGAGACGACGTGAGATTGCCGCGATCGAGCGCTTGGATGCCGAACTCGCCAAAAGCGAGCGTGTTGCCGCGAGACGCGTCGCCGGCGAGGCTACCCTTGTGGGTCTTGCGGTATTTGGTGCGTGCGGGTTGGAGAGGCATGGTCGTGTCCGATCAGTTGTTGTCGGCTTCCTTCTTACAAATCCAGACCTTGACCCCGATGATGCCGTAAACCGTGTTGGCTTCGGCGAAGCCGTAGTCGATCTGCTCACGGAGGGTGTGGAGGGGCACGCGGCCCTGGCGTTGCTTTTCGGTGCGCGCGATGTCCGCGCCGCCCAATCGACCCGCGACTTGGACGCGAATGCCCTCGGCACCGAGACTCATGGCCATTTGCACGGCCTTCTTCATCGCGCGGCGGAACGAGATACGTCGCTCGAGCTGGAGAGCGATGTTTTCTGCGACGAGCTGGGACTCGATTTCGGGCTTACGCACCTCTTGGATGTCGAGGAGAATCTCACGGCCGGTCATGCGCCCGAGGTCTTCGCGGATCTTCTCGATCTCGGCGCCCTTCTTGCCGATCACGATGCCGGGACGCGCGGTGAAGATCTTGACGCGAATGCGATTCGAGGCGCGCTCGATGAAGACGCGCGGGACGGACGCGAACTTGAGCTTCTCGAGCAGGATCTCGCGGATCTTGTGATCTTCGAGCAGCACCTGCGGGAAGTTGCGACGGCTGGCGTACCAGCGCGACTGCCAGTTGCGCCGGACGGAAAGGCGGAAGCCGATTGGATTGGTCTTTTGGCCCATGGGTGAATCAGGCGGTCTTGGCTTCGTCGCTGAGAACGATGCGGATGTGGGACATGCGCTTCTTGCGCGGGGACGCGGAACCACGTGCGCCGGCCTTGAATCGCTTCAAAACGGGTCCGTTCTCCACGAGGGCGAACTTCACGACGAGAGAATCGACGGACAGCTCGTTGTTGTTCTCCGCATTCGCCACGGCGGATTTCAACGTCTTGGCGAGGAGACGCGCAGACTTGCGCGGAATGAAGCGCACCAACTCCAACGCTTCGGTGGCCGGACGGCCTTGGATGACCCGCGCCACTTCGCGCACCTTCTTGGGCGACATGCGGGCGTGACGGGTGATTGCTTGGACTTCCATGACGTATAGTTGCTTAGGCGGTTTTTGCCGTGTGCGAGCCGTGGCTGCGGAATTGGCGAGTAGCGGCGAATTCGCCCAGCTTGTGACCGACCATGTTCTCGGTGATGTAAACCGAGACGAAGTTCTTGCCGTTATGGACGTTGAACGTTTGGCCGACGAAGTCCGGCGTAATGGTGGAGCGACGCGACCATGTCGAAATGGGCTTGCGGGCACCGCTCTTCAGCGACTTCTCCAGCTTGTCCATCAGGTGCGTATCGACGAAATATCCCTTTTTGACCGAGCGAGACATGGTGGAATCAGTTCTTCTTCAACTTGCGACCGTTGCGACGGGTGATGATGAGACCGTTGGTCTCCTTCGACTTGCGACGTGTCGGGAAGCTCTTTGCGAGCTGACCCCACGGGGATACGAGCTGGAGGTGACCGCCACCACCCTTGCTCTTGCCTTGACCACCGCCGTTCGGGTGATCGACCGGATTCATCGCCATACCGCGGACACGGGGACGCTTGCCGAGCCAGCGATTGCGGCCGGCCTTGCCGAGCGATTGATTCATGTGCTCGCCGTTTCCGACTTCACCGATGGTCGCGCGGCAACGTGAACTAACGAGCCGGATTTCGCCGCTCGGGAGCTTGATCGTCGCTTGCTTGCCGTCCACACCCACGAGTTCTGCGGCATTGCCGGCCGAGCGCGCGATCTGCGCCCCGCGCCCGGGATAAAGCTCCACGGCGTGAATCTTGGTTGCCGGCGGAATGATCGACAAAGGCACATTGTTGCCGACCGCGAACTCCGCCTTGTCGGTCGCCACGACCTTGTGGCCGACCTTGATTCCGTTGGGCGCCAGAATGTAACGCTTCTCGCCGTCCGCATAGGCGAGCAAAGCGAGGTTCGCGGAACGATTCGGATCGTACTCGAGCGCTTGTACCGTCGCGGGAATCTCCAGTTTGTTGCGCTTGAAATCGATCACGCGATAAAGGCGCTTGTGGCCACCGCCGCGGCGGCGGGAGGTGAGCCGTCCGTAGCAGTTGCGACCGCCGGATTTCGACTGGCTCTTGGTCAGCGCTCGTTCCGGCCGCTTCTTCGTGAGATCCTCCTGGACGTTGAGCTCCGTGAATCGGAGGGAGGCCGTTATTGGGCGAAAAGTCTTGATGGGCATGTCGTCTACCTCCGGCTCAAACGAGCTCGATCTTGTCGCCTTCCTTCAGCGTCACCACCGCCTTCTTGCGGTCGGATTTGAATCCCGGGACGCCCTTGCGCGACTTCGTGGGTTTGCCTTTGACGTTCATCACGTTGACGCGCGTCACCGTGACCTTGAAGGTCTGCTCCACGGCAGCGCGAATCGTTTGACGAGTGGCGGAAGGAAACACCTCGAACGTGTATTGATTCAGTTCGCTGGAGGCCTTGTTGGACTTTTCCGTCAGACGGAAGGCTTTGAGGACTTTGTCTGGGCTGACCATATCAGGCTCCTTTCATCCGGTCGACGACCGTCTCCATGGCTCCGAGGGTAAGGACGATGCGATCGAACTTGCACAGTTCGGTCGTGTTCAGTTGCGCGGCCTCGGTGGTCGCGACGTCCGGAAGATTGCGGGCGGCGAGAATCACGGACTTCTCGGGCTGGCGATCAACGACGAGAATCTTGCCCGCAGGGGCGATCTTGCGGACCACACCGTTCAGCAGCTTGGTCTTCGTCGCTCCGAGTTCGAACTTTTCGATGAGGTCGATCTCACCGGCGACGGCGCGATCGAAGAATGCCCGACTGAACGCAAGCGCCTTCACCTTGGCGTTGATCTTCTTCGAGAAATCGCGCGGACGGGGTCCAAAGACGACACCACCACCACTCCAAATCGGAGAACGAGTCGAGCCTTGGCGGGCACGGCCGGTTCCCTTCTGGCGAAACGGCTTCTTCCCACCTCCCCTGACCTCACCACGCGTCTTG from Opitutales bacterium ASA1 encodes the following:
- the rplW gene encoding 50S ribosomal protein L23, with protein sequence MVSPDKVLKAFRLTEKSNKASSELNQYTFEVFPSATRQTIRAAVEQTFKVTVTRVNVMNVKGKPTKSRKGVPGFKSDRKKAVVTLKEGDKIELV
- the rplV gene encoding 50S ribosomal protein L22, which encodes MEVQAITRHARMSPKKVREVARVIQGRPATEALELVRFIPRKSARLLAKTLKSAVANAENNNELSVDSLVVKFALVENGPVLKRFKAGARGSASPRKKRMSHIRIVLSDEAKTA
- the rplE gene encoding 50S ribosomal protein L5 yields the protein MSQPFLRKHYQEVVVPELQKLHGYKNIHQVPRLEKIVINSGVDASADKNVMAELVKDIAAISGQKPVVTKARKSVANFKLREGMPIGVKVTLRGTSMYEFLYRLVAVALPTIRDFRGIPTKFDGRGNYNLGITDVTIFPEISVETHKAHPGLDIAFVTTAQTDDEGRDLLKLFGMPFRRSEAGSKTAA
- the rpsQ gene encoding 30S ribosomal protein S17, with translation MQSSPRKQRKVLNGTVSSRMGDKSVKVTVPYKARHPRYLKVTNRKTVLHVHDEENTAQVGDRVQIMETRPLSRLKRWRICQVLERAPQAFSVVADPVEATGASTSGQSDKE
- the rpsS gene encoding 30S ribosomal protein S19 encodes the protein MSRSVKKGYFVDTHLMDKLEKSLKSGARKPISTWSRRSTITPDFVGQTFNVHNGKNFVSVYITENMVGHKLGEFAATRQFRSHGSHTAKTA
- the rplN gene encoding 50S ribosomal protein L14 translates to MIQLRSILDVADNTGARKASMIRRLGQPKRTAGVGDVIVVNIKESSTDASVKKGEVARAVIVRTKAPIRRADGSYLRFDSNAVVIIDATGNPKGTRIFGPVARELRSKQFMKIISLAPEVL
- the rpsC gene encoding 30S ribosomal protein S3: MGQKTNPIGFRLSVRRNWQSRWYASRRNFPQVLLEDHKIREILLEKLKFASVPRVFIERASNRIRVKIFTARPGIVIGKKGAEIEKIREDLGRMTGREILLDIQEVRKPEIESQLVAENIALQLERRISFRRAMKKAVQMAMSLGAEGIRVQVAGRLGGADIARTEKQRQGRVPLHTLREQIDYGFAEANTVYGIIGVKVWICKKEADNN
- the rplB gene encoding 50S ribosomal protein L2; this encodes MPIKTFRPITASLRFTELNVQEDLTKKRPERALTKSQSKSGGRNCYGRLTSRRRGGGHKRLYRVIDFKRNKLEIPATVQALEYDPNRSANLALLAYADGEKRYILAPNGIKVGHKVVATDKAEFAVGNNVPLSIIPPATKIHAVELYPGRGAQIARSAGNAAELVGVDGKQATIKLPSGEIRLVSSRCRATIGEVGNGEHMNQSLGKAGRNRWLGKRPRVRGMAMNPVDHPNGGGQGKSKGGGGHLQLVSPWGQLAKSFPTRRKSKETNGLIITRRNGRKLKKN
- the rplP gene encoding 50S ribosomal protein L16, with translation MPLQPARTKYRKTHKGSLAGDASRGNTLAFGEFGIQALDRGNLTSSQIEAARVAINRHLKRKGKMWIRVFPHKPITKKPLEVRMGQGKGPVEYYVARIHPGTILFEVAGVPLTLAREALRLADTKIPLECRFVSRDAAV
- the rplD gene encoding 50S ribosomal protein L4 translates to MKFKVYNADGSFSREMDFDTLPVFEGDRGLQAVKEVVVAQAANKRQGTRSTKTRGEVRGGGKKPFRQKGTGRARQGSTRSPIWSGGGVVFGPRPRDFSKKINAKVKALAFSRAFFDRAVAGEIDLIEKFELGATKTKLLNGVVRKIAPAGKILVVDRQPEKSVILAARNLPDVATTEAAQLNTTELCKFDRIVLTLGAMETVVDRMKGA